The following coding sequences lie in one Phragmites australis chromosome 8, lpPhrAust1.1, whole genome shotgun sequence genomic window:
- the LOC133925998 gene encoding uncharacterized protein LOC133925998 gives MAMVWWMALKKSLNCKSKDSCDVIKRDDSRGGSTRSIKKSFLRPSSSSLSSLSSSLLRRSGCSRSVSNLRDVIHSQYGSSRRQERQPDVPSGCESPRSIGSNDVQNAVTHDVLLAARGPSFGRELRMGSPGRGAWAGGGMPFQHSPLLLRCSTTPLSQRKSPRAMSPLRREAGDGNAGEGSPIPARASCEVSLRCPHCGGRFANNDALESHHLANHAVTELVDGDSPRRVVELICKAGWPKPEGALDLIERVVKVHNVERSVARHEEFRETVMSRAAKLPKKHPRCIADGNELLRFHGTTISCSLGAGGSHSLCTSGRCNVCRIIRHGFSATREAKDGVGVFTASTSKWALECIQETGAGGGEAGTAGVKHALLVCRVIAGRIHRPLENLLDVAAQPGFDSVAGKVGADSSIEELYLLNPRALLPCFVVICKS, from the exons ATGGCTATGGTGTGGTGGATGGCGCTCAAGAAGTCCCTGAACTGCAAGTCCAAGGATTCTTGCGATGTGATCAAGCGGGACGACTCGCGCGGCGGCAGCACCAGGAGCATCAAGAAGTCGTTTTTgcggccgtcgtcgtcgtcgttgtcgtcgTTGTCGTCGTCGCTGCTGCGGAGGTCGGGATGCTCGCGGTCCGTCTCCAACCTGCGGGACGTGATCCACAGCCAGTACGGCAGCAGCCGGCGGCAGGAGCGGCAGCCGGACGTGCCCAGCGGCTGTGAAAGCCCGAGGTCGATCGGGAGCAACGACGTCCAGAACGCTGTGACGCACGACGTGCTGCTCGCGGCCAGGGGGCCGTCCTTCGGGCGCGAGCTCCGGATGGGCAGCCCGGGCCGTGGCGCCTGGGCCGGCGGCGGGATGCCGTTCCAGCACAGCCCGCTCCTGCTTCGGTGCAGCACCACCCCTCTTTCTCAGAGGAAGTCCCCGCGCGCGATGTCGCCGCTGCGCCGTGAAGCCGGCGACGGCAACGCTGGGGAAGGATCGCCCATTCCCGCCAGGGCCTCCTGCGAGGTCAGCCTCCGGTGTCCCCACTGCGGCGGCCGCTTCGCCAACAACGATGCCCTGGAATCGCATCACCTCGCCAACCACGCCG TCACCGAGTTGGTGGACGGCGACTCGCCCAGGAGGGTGGTGGAGCTCATATGCAAGGCCGGGTGGCCGAAGCCCGAAGGCGCGCTGGACCTCATCGAGCGGGTCGTCAAGGTTCACAACGTGGAGAGATCGGTGGCCCGGCACGAGGAGTTCAGGGAGACGGTGATGAGCAGGGCGGCGAAGCTGCCCAAGAAGCATCCGCGCTGCATCGCCGATGGCAACGAGCTGCTCCGGTTCCACGGCACGACTATCTCCTGCTCCCTCGGCGCCGGCGGTTCGCACAGCCTTTGCACGTCGGGCAGGTGCAACGTCTGCCGCATCATCCGGCACGGCTTCTCGGCGACGAGGGAGGCCAAGGACGGCGTCGGCGTGTTCACCGCGTCCACGAGCAAGTGGGCGTTGGAGTGCATCCAAGAAACTGGCGCCGGCGGTGGCGAGGCCGGGACGGCGGGCGTGAAGCATGCGTTGCTCGTGTGCAGGGTGATCGCCGGAAGGATTCACCGGCCGCTGGAGAACCTGCTGGACGTCGCCGCGCAGCCGGGGTTCGACTCTGTTGCCGGCAAGGTGGGCGCCGACTCAAGCATCGAGGAGTTGTACCTGCTCAATCCGAGAGCTCTTCTCCCGTGCTTCGTGGTCATTTGTAAATCTTAG
- the LOC133927253 gene encoding large ribosomal subunit protein uL24c-like → MAGMPALQGAMASLSISAPSAASTSSFWGNPLATFSALQPGIKFMIKTCPIVMRLKRWERKKCKPNSLPVLHKMHVRIGDTVQVIAGREKGKVGEITRLFKHNSTVIVKDLNLKSKHKKGTDDEPGEIVMIEGPIHSSNVMLYSKEKNVTSRVGHKFLEDGTKARYLIKTGEIIDSVENWVKVFKEGISE, encoded by the exons ATGGCTGGGATGCCGGCGCTGCAGGGCGCCATGGCGTCGCTCTCCATCTCCGCGCCCAGCGCGGCGAGCACCAGCAGCTTCTGGGGCAACCCGCTCGCCACCTTCTCCGCGCTGCAGCCGGGG ATCAAGTTTATGATCAAGACATGCCCAATTGTGATGAGA CTTAAGAGATGGGAGCGAAAGAAGTGTAAACCAAACAGCCTTCCTGTGCTGCACAAGATGCATGTCAGGATTGGAGATACAGTGCAAGTCATCGCGGGCCGTGAGAAGGGCAAGGTTGGAGAAATTACTCGCCTTTTCAAGCACAACAGCACTGTGATTGTGAAGGACTTGAACTTGAAGTCGAAGCACAAGAAAGGCACAGATGATGAACCTGGTGAAATTGTCATG ATTGAAGGCCCCATTCATAGCTCAAACGTGATGCTCTACTCGAAGGAAAAGAATGTGACAAGTAGGGTTGGCCACAAATTCCTTGAGGATGGGACCAAGGCCCGGTACCTGATCAAGACCGGGGAAATAATTGACAGTGTTGAGAACTGGGTAAAGGTGTTTAAGGAAGGAATTTCGGAGTAA
- the LOC133927783 gene encoding beta-glucosidase 25-like yields the protein MDFELGWFLDPLMFGHYPRSMQKLAGDRLPQFSTQASKNDRMWIRKFVLNDASTDVAIIPTVYRHEKRIGETAASSWLHIVPWVMFKLMKHIKEKYGNPHVIITENGMDDANHPFSRLENVLQDDKRIQYHNDYMSNLLDAIRKEGCNVHDYFVWSLLDNWEWNSGYTVQFGLYYIDYNNNLIRIPKASVEWFIQCQCRQIRK from the exons ATGGACTTTGAGCTTGGATG GTTCCTGGATCCCTTAATGTTTGGCCACTATCCTCGTTCTATGCAAAAACTTGCAGGCGATAGGCTGCCTCAGTTTTCAACTCAGGCGTCAAA GAATGACAGAATGTGGATCAGGAAATTTGTACTCAATGATGCTTCAACCGATGTTGCGATCATACCAACTG TTTATAGGCATGAAAAGAGAATAGGAGAAACG GCAGCATCAAGCTGGTTGCACATAGTTCCTTGGGTCATGTTCAAGCTAATGAAGCACATCAAAGAAAAGTACGGAAATCCGCATGTGATCATTACTGAAAATG GTATGGATGATGCAAATCACCCATTTTCAAGATTAGAGAATGTCCTgcaagatgataaaaggatacagTACCACAACGACTACATGTCTAACCTCCTAGATGCTATAAG GAAGGAAGGTTGCAATGTCCACGATTATTTTGTGTGGTCATTGCTCGATAACTGGGAGTGGAACTCAGGGTACACGGTGCAGTTTGGTCTTTACTACATTGACTACAATAACAACTTGATAaggatacccaaggcatcagtCGAATGGTTCATACAG TGCCAGTGCAGGCAGATACGGAAGTAG
- the LOC133927254 gene encoding calcium-binding protein KIC-like, translating to MASQQQQQQQQQRQMQAGAVDFEDYLPVMAERLGDEGLMQELASGFRLLMDPARGLITFDSLRRNAPLLGLGGMSDDDLRGMLAEGDFDGDGALSEKEFCVLMVRLSPELMDEPRRWLDDAVAQASQFLFTS from the coding sequence ATGgcgtcgcagcagcagcagcagcagcagcagcagaggcagATGCAGGCGGGCGCGGTGGATTTCGAGGACTACCTGCCGGTGATGGCGGAGCGGCTGGGCGATGAGGGGCTGATGCAGGAGCTGGCGAGCGGTTTCCGCCTGCTCATGGACCCGGCGCGCGGGCTCATCACCTTCGACAGCCTGCGCCGCAACGCGCCGCTTCTGGGGCTGGGCGGCATGTCCGACGACGACCTCCGCGGGATGCTCGCCGAGGGGGACttcgacggcgacggcgcgcTCAGCGAGAAGGAGTTCTGCGTGCTCATGGTCAGGCTCAGCCCCGAGCTCATGGACGAGCCGCGCCGCTGGCTCGACGACGCCGTCGCCCAGGCCTCGCAGTTCCTCTTCACCAGCTAG